In Methanosphaera sp. WGK6, a single genomic region encodes these proteins:
- a CDS encoding PfkB family carbohydrate kinase has product MKDNLLTIGPITKDTIITKDNTYTQIGGATFYQSWTFHQLNKQANSIITLGENDLELVKKFPNTKKVKIIKKQQTMEYTNIYSENMQRTQKAKIPNNTITPHDIQQTKINIQQYNTVLFSPLSTRDIPPETIAYFKEKNIETVLVAQGYLRSTDTQNNIIEQEWKNKEKYLKYTDILSLDQNEMKQAFKIDTLTKNTIKKIIKKYSLKTLIMTKAEQGSDIYTQNKKIHIPAIKTKKMIDPTGLGDTYIAAYISKKQDTKSIYERGLFASITAKYKLENKGPLKINKKIIEKEFKERLNNTT; this is encoded by the coding sequence ATGAAAGATAATTTACTTACTATAGGTCCCATAACTAAAGATACTATAATTACAAAAGATAATACATATACACAAATTGGTGGTGCAACATTCTACCAGTCATGGACATTTCATCAATTAAATAAACAAGCAAATTCAATAATTACATTAGGTGAAAATGATTTAGAATTAGTTAAAAAATTTCCAAATACCAAAAAAGTCAAAATAATCAAAAAACAACAAACTATGGAATACACAAACATATACTCAGAAAATATGCAAAGAACACAAAAAGCAAAAATACCTAATAATACAATAACACCTCATGATATCCAACAAACAAAAATAAACATACAACAATACAACACAGTCCTCTTTTCACCATTATCCACAAGAGATATACCTCCCGAAACAATAGCCTACTTCAAAGAAAAAAACATTGAAACAGTCCTTGTAGCCCAAGGATACCTTCGTTCAACAGATACTCAAAATAACATAATAGAACAAGAATGGAAAAACAAAGAAAAATACTTAAAATACACAGATATACTTTCATTAGACCAGAATGAAATGAAACAAGCATTTAAAATAGATACCTTGACAAAAAATACTATAAAAAAAATAATAAAGAAATATTCTCTTAAAACATTAATCATGACAAAAGCAGAACAAGGTTCAGACATATATACACAAAATAAAAAAATACATATTCCTGCAATAAAAACCAAAAAAATGATTGATCCCACAGGACTTGGAGATACATACATAGCTGCATATATATCCAAAAAACAAGATACAAAATCAATATATGAAAGAGGACTCTTTGCATCAATAACCGCGAAATATAAATTAGAAAATAAAGGACCTTTAAAAATAAATAAAAAAATAATTGAAAAAGAATTTAAAGAAAGATTAAATAATACTACCTAA
- a CDS encoding methanogenesis marker 16 metalloprotein: protein MTKTLEDIQKKLDSGDAIVLTAEELKTKLRNDEEVTLDDVDVVTCGTSGVMSGTTALFHIQVTEPGAFNKAKEVYLNGIPAYPGPCPNELLGSVDVILYGTNHSETIDEYGGGFLIKDLLSGKEIEVKIVDIENNEFTKRITLNEIPYARMIGTRMAFKNYNSFTNPQPGAQKSIFNVSPMEGPYNSYSFSGCGDVNPLANDPEQAVIGPETKILLNGAQGVIIDNGTRSSSEKPNLLLTADIKDMNSYYVGGYKTGMGPEVFDSVAIPIPVLNEDILNNLKVLNKDIQLPVCDIHGRHLPIDTVDYTMWDGDIEYRPTVDVSKCFNCIPCLPNIYCPVNAYSKDKTIDTELCYGCGYCATVCPRGVPSIKMGSIKIESEDKERNIPVTCRQSDKKRAMEIADELKKAILDGSFKL, encoded by the coding sequence ATGACAAAAACTTTAGAAGATATTCAGAAGAAATTAGATTCAGGAGATGCAATAGTTTTAACTGCTGAAGAACTTAAAACTAAATTAAGAAATGATGAAGAAGTTACATTAGATGATGTTGATGTTGTAACTTGTGGTACTAGTGGAGTTATGTCTGGTACAACAGCATTATTCCATATTCAGGTAACAGAACCTGGAGCATTTAATAAAGCAAAAGAAGTCTATCTCAATGGAATACCTGCATATCCTGGACCTTGTCCTAATGAATTATTAGGGTCTGTTGATGTAATATTATATGGTACTAATCATAGTGAAACTATTGATGAATATGGTGGTGGATTTTTAATAAAAGATTTGCTTTCAGGTAAAGAAATTGAAGTAAAAATTGTGGATATAGAGAATAATGAATTTACTAAAAGAATTACATTAAATGAAATTCCTTATGCTAGGATGATTGGTACAAGAATGGCATTTAAAAATTATAATTCATTCACAAATCCTCAACCAGGAGCACAAAAATCAATATTCAACGTTTCACCAATGGAAGGACCATATAATTCATATTCTTTTTCAGGATGTGGGGATGTCAATCCATTAGCTAATGATCCAGAACAAGCTGTTATAGGACCTGAAACAAAAATATTATTAAATGGTGCTCAAGGAGTAATTATTGATAATGGTACTAGAAGTTCTTCAGAAAAGCCAAACCTATTATTAACTGCAGATATAAAAGATATGAATTCATATTATGTTGGTGGTTATAAAACAGGTATGGGTCCTGAAGTATTTGATTCTGTAGCAATACCAATACCCGTACTTAATGAAGATATTTTAAATAACTTGAAAGTACTTAATAAGGATATTCAATTACCTGTATGTGATATTCATGGAAGACATTTACCAATAGATACTGTAGATTATACTATGTGGGATGGGGATATAGAATATAGACCTACAGTAGATGTATCTAAATGTTTTAATTGTATTCCATGTCTTCCAAATATTTATTGTCCTGTAAATGCATATAGTAAAGATAAAACAATTGATACAGAATTATGTTATGGGTGTGGATATTGTGCAACTGTATGTCCAAGAGGTGTTCCTAGTATTAAAATGGGATCTATAAAGATTGAATCTGAAGATAAAGAAAGAAATATTCCTGTAACTTGTAGGCAATCGGATAAAAAACGTGCAATGGAAATAGCTGATGAACTTAAGAAAGCAATACTGGATGGTTCATTTAAATTATAA
- a CDS encoding HisA/HisF-related TIM barrel protein, which translates to MIIPVMDIMNNDCVSGKSGHRSTYKHLNSIYGNTPLEIAINLKKKGAKLLYIADLDKIENNGNNDSLISSINEVIPVLLDNGISNIKDVENNQKISTYSILATETMTNISTTMKIFKKIDRKHLLISIDIKNNEILSKNNAINVENIIQLINNIKPKYTIILNITQVGTKQQQSSELIKKIINETPYTQHIIAGGITNTAIKKYQKQNINHFLIGTILHEGNLKYNL; encoded by the coding sequence ATGATTATTCCCGTTATGGATATTATGAATAATGACTGTGTTAGTGGAAAATCAGGACATAGATCCACATACAAACATCTTAATAGTATATATGGTAATACTCCTCTTGAAATAGCAATTAATCTTAAAAAAAAAGGTGCTAAACTATTATACATTGCAGATTTAGATAAAATAGAGAATAATGGAAACAATGATTCACTTATATCATCAATTAATGAAGTCATTCCAGTTTTACTAGATAATGGAATTTCAAACATTAAAGATGTTGAAAATAATCAAAAAATTAGTACTTACTCTATATTAGCTACTGAAACTATGACTAATATAAGTACAACTATGAAAATTTTTAAAAAAATAGATAGAAAACACCTACTTATAAGTATAGATATTAAAAATAATGAAATTCTTTCAAAGAATAATGCAATTAATGTTGAAAATATAATACAACTAATTAATAATATAAAACCTAAATATACAATAATCCTTAATATTACCCAAGTAGGTACAAAACAACAGCAATCATCTGAACTAATTAAAAAAATTATTAACGAAACACCATATACTCAACATATCATAGCTGGTGGAATAACAAATACCGCTATAAAAAAATACCAAAAACAAAATATTAATCATTTTCTTATTGGCACAATTTTACATGAAGGTAATCTAAAATATAATTTATAA
- a CDS encoding RNA-binding protein, whose protein sequence is MIFVENKEVVLPGSLLTDNDYKLGRGTFRDKGKIYSDMTGLVYIESEKISVIPLKYTYKPQYGDLIIGRVTSSSYSSWSININNIYHGFLSTSELYDNNEQNINNIINVKDMLLLRVANVDEINRVKLTLRSRGLGKFNQGIIVRVKQPTVHFLSEENAFITSMIQEYIRTDMIVAKNGLIWINGLKENVEKILQIIEIIEEEPFKHNLIKIVQNMIINP, encoded by the coding sequence ATGATATTTGTAGAAAATAAAGAAGTAGTACTTCCCGGAAGCCTATTAACAGACAATGATTACAAATTAGGCAGAGGTACTTTTAGAGATAAGGGTAAAATATATTCTGACATGACAGGCCTTGTTTACATTGAAAGTGAAAAAATAAGTGTAATTCCACTTAAATACACATACAAACCACAATATGGAGATTTAATCATAGGTCGTGTAACTAGTTCATCATATTCCTCATGGTCTATTAATATTAATAATATATATCATGGATTCTTATCAACATCAGAATTATACGACAATAATGAACAAAATATCAATAATATTATTAATGTTAAAGATATGCTTTTACTAAGAGTTGCAAATGTTGATGAAATAAATAGAGTTAAATTAACATTAAGATCAAGAGGATTAGGTAAATTTAACCAAGGTATTATTGTTAGAGTAAAACAACCAACAGTCCATTTTTTAAGCGAAGAAAATGCATTTATCACAAGTATGATACAGGAATATATTCGTACAGATATGATTGTTGCTAAAAATGGATTAATTTGGATAAATGGTTTAAAAGAAAATGTTGAAAAAATATTACAAATCATAGAAATAATTGAAGAAGAACCATTTAAACATAATCTTATTAAGATTGTACAAAACATGATTATAAACCCATGA
- the rrp41 gene encoding exosome complex exonuclease Rrp41, with translation MNNQYTRKDGRTYNSLRNMKMEVGILNNADGSAYIECGHNKILVGVYGPRELHSKKHSKPDGAVLRCKYNMAPFSVKERKRPGPDRRSTEISKLISEAITPSIFLEKYPRASIDISIEVLEAEGGTRCLSIVGASLALADAEIPMKDLISACAVGKIDDHIVLDLSEEEDQTGQADMPVAIMPRTGEITFLQMDGHLSDVEFENALQLAYDGCYYINQLQQQTLLNKYGGNTSGKYNI, from the coding sequence GTGAATAATCAATATACAAGAAAAGATGGGCGAACATATAATTCTCTTAGAAATATGAAAATGGAAGTAGGTATTCTTAATAATGCTGATGGTTCAGCATATATTGAATGTGGTCATAATAAAATATTAGTCGGAGTTTATGGTCCACGTGAATTACATTCCAAAAAACATTCGAAACCAGATGGTGCAGTATTACGTTGTAAATATAATATGGCTCCATTTTCTGTGAAAGAAAGAAAAAGACCAGGACCTGATCGTAGATCTACTGAAATATCAAAATTAATATCTGAAGCTATAACTCCAAGTATTTTTCTTGAAAAATATCCAAGAGCATCTATAGATATTTCCATAGAAGTTCTTGAAGCCGAAGGTGGAACTAGATGTTTAAGTATAGTTGGAGCTAGCTTAGCCTTAGCTGACGCTGAAATTCCTATGAAAGACTTGATAAGTGCTTGTGCTGTAGGCAAAATAGATGACCATATAGTTCTTGATTTATCAGAAGAAGAAGATCAAACAGGACAAGCAGATATGCCTGTTGCAATTATGCCAAGAACTGGTGAAATTACATTTCTACAAATGGATGGTCACCTTAGTGATGTAGAATTTGAAAATGCATTACAATTAGCTTATGATGGCTGTTATTATATTAATCAATTACAACAACAAACATTACTTAATAAATATGGAGGAAATACAAGTGGTAAATATAATATCTGA
- the alaS gene encoding alanine--tRNA ligase, with protein MTYELEQLGYKKQVCQKCGNTFWSIRERSTCGDAPCDEYEFIGNPVTDKQYDLMGIQKKFKGFFKDHGHTPIDRYPVLAKRWRNDVFLVGATIYDFQPWVTSGMVRPPANPLTIAQPSIRLNDVDNVGRTGRHMTCFTMGAHHAFNSVENDVYWKNETLRYCHDFLVSIGINPEEITYIESWWKGGGNEGPSFEICAHGVELATLVFIQYATTKDGLKEIPLRIVDTGYGLERIAWVSQGTPTAYDATFGPVINKLTDISGVELDTEILSENARIAGMMDIEDISDLKLLRKKVADKLSLDPDVLKKATDPMEAIYIVADHTRCLSFMLADGIIPSNVKEGYLARLVLRRTVKYMNELGLNESLSDIMKMQVDFLSKTYPEINDNKEHIINITDLEEERYHTTLRKGENLVKRSIKTLKKENKTSFPNDMLINFYDSHGIPPETVESISNENDFDANIPDNFYTQIAAAHEEEVDEEKEQLELDFPKTKLLFYDNLKQREFTANVLGVVDSNKIILDQTIYYPEGGGQPSDEGTITRKDGTILNIIYAEKIDDIVLHHVAKEDISKLENIVGEEINGEIDALRRDLLTRNHTATHIVISSARKVLGKHIWQAGAQKGLDKTRIDLSHYKRVSHEELQQIEALANKRVQENYPVNIKWYDRTDAERKYGFRLYQGGIVPGKNIRVVEIPGIDVEACAGTHCESTGEIGVIKLLRTERVQDGVERLEYAVSDSGVKKIQETDDILKDSSEIFGVDAEQLPKTCNRFFTEWKEQQKTIKSLEKQLAEAKIFLLKNDVEEINGYKIITQVLDVEPGQLREIAINLVEKDEIADIAIVINNNGNIVASSNDKILDRGMKMGDVINDIGKFLGGRGGGKPTLAQGAKMTNLDKQDDAFNAIKDQIRSWN; from the coding sequence ATGACTTATGAACTTGAACAATTAGGATATAAGAAACAAGTCTGTCAAAAATGTGGAAATACTTTCTGGTCTATTCGTGAAAGATCAACGTGTGGAGATGCTCCATGTGATGAATATGAATTTATTGGAAATCCAGTGACAGATAAGCAATATGATTTAATGGGAATACAAAAGAAATTTAAAGGTTTCTTTAAAGATCATGGTCATACTCCAATAGACAGATATCCTGTTTTAGCTAAACGATGGAGAAATGATGTATTTCTTGTAGGAGCTACAATTTATGATTTCCAACCATGGGTAACTAGTGGTATGGTAAGACCTCCTGCAAATCCTTTGACTATTGCGCAACCGTCTATTCGATTGAACGATGTAGATAATGTGGGAAGAACTGGAAGACATATGACTTGTTTTACTATGGGTGCACATCATGCATTTAACAGTGTAGAAAATGATGTATACTGGAAAAATGAAACATTAAGGTATTGTCATGACTTTTTAGTAAGTATTGGAATCAATCCTGAAGAAATTACTTATATTGAATCCTGGTGGAAAGGAGGGGGTAATGAAGGTCCTTCATTTGAAATATGTGCTCATGGAGTAGAACTTGCCACATTAGTTTTTATTCAATATGCAACAACAAAAGATGGTCTTAAAGAAATACCTTTAAGAATTGTGGATACAGGTTACGGTTTAGAACGAATTGCATGGGTAAGTCAAGGAACACCAACAGCTTATGATGCAACATTTGGTCCTGTTATTAATAAATTAACTGATATAAGTGGAGTTGAATTAGATACTGAAATTTTATCAGAAAATGCTCGTATTGCAGGTATGATGGATATTGAAGATATATCTGATTTAAAACTTTTACGTAAAAAAGTAGCTGATAAATTATCTTTAGATCCTGATGTACTTAAAAAAGCAACTGATCCAATGGAAGCAATTTACATTGTTGCAGATCATACTAGATGTTTAAGTTTCATGTTAGCTGATGGAATTATTCCATCAAATGTAAAAGAAGGTTATCTTGCAAGATTAGTTCTAAGACGTACAGTTAAATATATGAATGAATTAGGTCTTAATGAATCATTATCGGATATAATGAAAATGCAAGTAGATTTCTTATCAAAAACATATCCTGAGATAAATGATAATAAAGAGCATATAATTAATATAACTGATTTAGAAGAAGAAAGATATCATACAACTTTAAGAAAAGGGGAAAATCTTGTAAAAAGATCAATTAAAACTCTTAAAAAGGAAAATAAAACATCTTTTCCTAATGATATGTTAATTAATTTCTATGATTCTCATGGTATACCTCCAGAAACAGTAGAATCTATATCTAATGAAAATGATTTTGATGCAAATATACCAGATAACTTTTATACTCAAATAGCAGCTGCTCATGAAGAAGAAGTTGATGAAGAAAAAGAACAATTAGAACTTGATTTTCCTAAAACAAAATTATTATTTTATGATAATTTAAAACAAAGAGAATTCACAGCAAATGTACTAGGAGTAGTTGATTCTAATAAAATTATTCTTGATCAAACAATATACTATCCAGAAGGTGGAGGACAACCATCTGATGAAGGTACTATAACACGAAAAGATGGTACAATATTAAACATAATATATGCTGAGAAAATTGATGATATAGTATTACATCATGTAGCCAAAGAAGACATATCTAAATTAGAAAATATTGTTGGTGAAGAAATTAATGGTGAAATTGATGCATTACGTAGAGATTTACTGACTAGAAACCATACAGCTACACATATAGTAATTTCATCTGCTAGAAAAGTTCTTGGAAAACATATTTGGCAAGCAGGTGCACAAAAAGGACTTGATAAAACAAGAATTGATTTATCTCATTATAAACGAGTAAGTCATGAAGAACTTCAACAAATTGAAGCACTAGCTAATAAAAGAGTTCAAGAAAACTATCCTGTTAACATAAAATGGTATGATAGGACTGATGCTGAACGTAAATATGGGTTTAGATTATATCAGGGAGGAATAGTTCCAGGTAAAAATATACGTGTAGTGGAAATTCCAGGTATTGATGTAGAAGCATGTGCAGGAACGCACTGTGAAAGTACTGGTGAAATAGGGGTAATTAAATTACTAAGAACTGAAAGAGTACAAGATGGTGTTGAAAGATTAGAATATGCAGTATCTGATTCTGGAGTTAAAAAAATACAAGAAACTGATGATATTTTAAAAGATAGTAGTGAAATATTTGGAGTAGATGCTGAACAATTACCAAAAACATGTAATAGATTCTTTACAGAATGGAAAGAACAACAAAAAACTATTAAATCACTTGAAAAACAATTAGCAGAAGCTAAAATATTTTTACTTAAAAATGATGTTGAAGAGATTAATGGTTATAAAATAATTACACAAGTATTAGATGTAGAACCTGGTCAATTAAGAGAAATTGCTATTAATTTAGTTGAAAAAGATGAAATTGCTGATATTGCAATTGTAATTAATAATAATGGTAATATTGTAGCATCATCTAATGATAAAATACTTGATAGGGGTATGAAAATGGGTGATGTAATTAATGATATTGGTAAATTCCTTGGAGGTAGGGGTGGAGGAAAACCTACACTTGCACAAGGAGCAAAAATGACAAATCTTGATAAACAAGATGATGCATTTAATGCGATAAAAGATCAAATTAGAAGTTGGAATTAA
- the rpl37A gene encoding 50S ribosomal protein L37Ae, which translates to MVRKSKVGSTGRFGARYGRKAKRTVKAVEDKMHAKHICPRCDRPGVKRTHAGIWKCKKCGNVFTGGAYIPTTPMGKVAKRNIKRITGGE; encoded by the coding sequence ATGGTAAGAAAAAGTAAAGTAGGATCTACTGGTCGTTTTGGTGCTAGATATGGTAGAAAAGCTAAAAGAACAGTTAAAGCTGTTGAAGATAAAATGCATGCAAAACACATTTGTCCTAGATGTGATAGACCTGGTGTAAAAAGAACACATGCAGGTATATGGAAATGTAAAAAATGCGGTAATGTATTTACTGGTGGAGCATACATTCCTACAACACCAATGGGAAAAGTTGCAAAACGTAACATTAAACGTATTACTGGAGGAGAATAA
- the rrp42 gene encoding exosome complex protein Rrp42: MVNIISEISKEKIFDLLNQGTRIDNRKFTEYRPISIKTDYIGKADGSAMVSIGNTTVVAGIKAQLTTPFNNTPDKGIIITNTELLVLASRNFEYGPPNKFAVEISRVVDRAIRESPLIDLEQLCIVEGSKVWKLHIDIDIIDFDGNIMDAACLGAVAALLTTKIPTATSVNDELTIDEDNLTKLPIKNKSILCTIVKINDKLIVDPMSAEESLMDSSISIGFREDGSLCAIQKCGLNTMTLQEVMKTMTIARARSKQLFSIINKIK, from the coding sequence GTGGTAAATATAATATCTGAAATATCTAAGGAAAAGATATTTGATTTATTGAACCAAGGTACACGAATTGATAATAGAAAATTCACGGAATATAGACCAATTTCTATAAAAACAGATTATATTGGAAAAGCGGATGGTTCTGCAATGGTATCCATAGGCAATACAACAGTTGTTGCTGGAATTAAAGCACAATTAACCACCCCTTTTAATAATACACCAGACAAAGGAATTATTATAACCAATACCGAATTATTAGTCCTTGCAAGTCGTAATTTTGAATATGGACCACCAAATAAATTTGCTGTTGAAATTTCTAGAGTTGTTGACCGAGCTATACGTGAATCACCACTTATTGACTTAGAACAACTATGTATTGTTGAAGGTAGTAAAGTTTGGAAATTGCATATAGATATAGATATAATCGATTTTGATGGTAATATTATGGATGCAGCATGCCTTGGTGCGGTAGCTGCCCTATTAACAACAAAAATTCCTACTGCCACTAGTGTAAATGATGAATTAACTATTGATGAAGATAATTTAACAAAATTACCCATTAAAAATAAGAGTATTCTCTGTACCATTGTAAAAATTAATGATAAATTAATCGTTGATCCCATGTCTGCAGAAGAATCTTTAATGGATTCAAGTATTTCCATTGGTTTTAGAGAAGATGGTAGTTTATGTGCTATTCAAAAATGTGGTTTGAATACTATGACCCTCCAAGAAGTTATGAAAACCATGACCATTGCACGAGCCAGATCAAAACAATTATTTTCAATAATTAATAAGATAAAATAA
- a CDS encoding TIGR02253 family HAD-type hydrolase, giving the protein MIRAVFFDMDDTLYDTSGFAAIARRAAVKSMVHNGLKCTEDEGYECLMEIIKEKGSNYNKHFNILTKKINGEEDPLIIVNGIITYHNTKFAMLKLEPECFSILLYLKSKGYKVGLITNGKEIKQWEKLVRLGVYPFFDVVVTSESVGVEKPDAKIFEIAMEKLGVTEGTSLMIGNNFDVDIMGAYNAGIQSMLINSKITENQQKKLDELNYHVKELNSLISLMNIL; this is encoded by the coding sequence ATGATTCGAGCAGTATTTTTTGATATGGATGATACATTATATGATACATCAGGATTTGCAGCTATTGCACGTAGGGCTGCAGTTAAATCAATGGTTCATAATGGACTTAAATGTACTGAAGATGAAGGTTATGAATGTTTAATGGAAATTATCAAAGAAAAAGGTTCTAATTATAATAAACATTTTAATATTTTAACAAAGAAGATTAATGGTGAAGAAGATCCCTTAATTATAGTAAATGGGATAATTACATATCATAATACAAAATTTGCTATGTTAAAATTAGAACCGGAATGTTTTTCAATTTTATTATATTTGAAAAGTAAGGGATATAAGGTTGGACTCATAACTAATGGAAAGGAAATAAAACAATGGGAAAAATTAGTACGATTAGGAGTATATCCTTTTTTTGATGTTGTTGTTACATCAGAATCTGTTGGTGTAGAAAAACCTGATGCAAAAATATTTGAAATAGCTATGGAAAAATTAGGTGTGACTGAAGGAACATCATTGATGATTGGAAATAATTTTGATGTAGATATTATGGGTGCATATAATGCAGGTATTCAAAGTATGTTAATTAATTCAAAAATAACTGAAAATCAACAAAAAAAGTTAGATGAATTAAATTATCATGTTAAAGAATTAAATTCATTAATTAGTTTAATGAATATATTATAA
- a CDS encoding DUF3194 domain-containing protein, translating to MIPLTETEIQEIIDLAYNSAEKYILKKVNKKEFEDINITINLNNSSDSFNIDINIELDSDLELPETFADDAIEISLKEVDKYVEERNNKI from the coding sequence ATGATACCATTAACTGAAACTGAAATTCAAGAGATTATAGATTTAGCTTATAACAGTGCTGAAAAATATATTTTAAAGAAAGTTAATAAAAAAGAATTTGAAGATATTAACATTACTATTAATTTAAACAATAGTAGTGATAGTTTCAATATTGATATAAATATTGAATTAGATTCTGATTTAGAATTACCTGAAACTTTTGCAGATGATGCTATTGAAATAAGTTTAAAAGAAGTTGACAAGTACGTAGAAGAAAGAAATAATAAAATATAA
- a CDS encoding ribosome assembly factor SBDS, whose amino-acid sequence MVNVDDAVIARLESYGERFEILVDAELAADYKRGEDIDISDVLAVEEIFKDAHKADKISEELMEKVFENTDPLEVADQIIHKGTIQITANQRRKMQEEKTKQVISQIAREAINPQTKLPHPPKRIAKAMEEAKVHIDPLKTVQEQIKPTVKAILTKIPISIEKVQVAVKIPGIYAGKAYTPITQYGTLIKEEWENDGSWIGIVEIPGGLQDEFYTTLSGLTHGDVETKLLK is encoded by the coding sequence ATGGTTAATGTTGATGATGCAGTGATAGCTCGCTTAGAAAGTTATGGTGAACGATTTGAAATACTAGTAGATGCCGAACTTGCTGCAGATTATAAACGTGGTGAAGATATAGATATTTCAGATGTTCTTGCTGTTGAAGAAATATTTAAAGATGCGCATAAAGCTGATAAAATATCTGAGGAATTAATGGAAAAAGTATTTGAAAATACAGATCCCCTTGAAGTAGCAGATCAAATTATTCATAAAGGGACTATTCAAATAACAGCAAATCAAAGACGTAAAATGCAAGAAGAAAAAACAAAACAAGTCATTAGTCAAATAGCTCGTGAAGCAATAAACCCTCAAACAAAACTTCCCCACCCACCCAAACGTATTGCTAAAGCTATGGAAGAAGCTAAAGTCCATATAGATCCTTTAAAAACAGTTCAAGAACAGATAAAACCAACAGTCAAAGCTATTTTAACTAAAATACCCATAAGTATAGAAAAGGTACAAGTTGCAGTTAAAATACCAGGTATTTATGCTGGAAAAGCATACACTCCTATAACCCAATATGGTACATTAATAAAAGAAGAATGGGAAAATGATGGAAGTTGGATTGGAATTGTTGAAATTCCTGGTGGATTACAAGATGAATTTTACACAACACTTAGTGGTTTAACCCATGGTGATGTTGAAACCAAATTACTTAAATAA
- a CDS encoding KEOPS complex subunit Pcc1: protein MKNKNNILKNIETIFEVELDNTNEAEIIYNSISPELSFENNDRSKTIMTLKGKSIIIKINSKDVVSLRASINSYIRWINLSTEILKI from the coding sequence TTGAAAAATAAAAATAATATATTAAAAAATATTGAAACAATATTTGAAGTTGAATTAGATAATACTAATGAAGCAGAAATTATTTATAATTCAATATCACCAGAATTATCCTTTGAAAATAATGATAGATCTAAGACTATCATGACATTAAAAGGAAAAAGTATTATTATTAAAATTAATTCTAAAGATGTTGTTTCATTACGTGCTTCTATTAATTCTTATATTAGGTGGATTAATTTATCCACAGAAATATTAAAAATATAA
- a CDS encoding DNA-directed RNA polymerase subunit P gives MYKCINCGQTVDIKKYSESKCPKCRYRILFKEVPVVKRTVKAR, from the coding sequence ATGTACAAATGCATTAATTGTGGACAAACAGTTGATATTAAAAAATATTCAGAATCAAAATGTCCTAAATGCAGATACAGAATTTTATTTAAAGAAGTTCCTGTTGTTAAACGTACTGTAAAAGCTCGATAA
- a CDS encoding prefoldin subunit beta, translating into MQQNIQEQLNQFQDVQQQAQAIAMQKQTVTLQINESKKALDELSKTSDDQDVYKTAGPLLIKTTKSDSEANLKDSIEMLEIRQKTIEKQEKRVTSKLEELQANLQSAMNQMQQ; encoded by the coding sequence ATGCAACAAAACATTCAAGAACAATTAAATCAATTTCAAGATGTTCAACAACAAGCACAAGCTATTGCTATGCAAAAACAAACTGTGACTTTACAAATTAACGAATCTAAAAAAGCTTTAGATGAATTATCAAAAACATCCGATGACCAAGATGTATATAAAACAGCAGGCCCACTTCTTATAAAAACAACAAAATCTGATTCTGAAGCTAATTTAAAAGACAGTATTGAAATGCTTGAAATTAGACAGAAAACAATAGAAAAACAAGAAAAACGTGTGACTAGCAAACTTGAAGAACTACAAGCAAATCTTCAAAGTGCTATGAACCAAATGCAACAATAA